CAAATGAATAATTATAATAGAAATCAAGAATTAACCCGCAAATATATTCGTGAATTGATTGATGACGGATTAAAACAGATGAAAGATTATAATCTTTCAGAGGACTTGTATGGTGTATGGCTAAAATATTCTCAACAAGTTTTGGAAATAACAACCAAAGATTATAATCCTGCAATCTTATTGAATTATCTTAGTGTAATTATGTCAATTAATCCACAATTAAAACCTTACCAAAAAATTGGGATATGTTTGGATTATCTTATAGGTATACTGAGAATTATTTAACATCAACCAATATAATAGAAGCGGATTAATTCAGACATATTCAATGATTAACTTCGACGAATACATCCCAACAAGGCGAGCCGCAAAAGCGTGAAAAAGGCTATGCGTGGCAAACAGCAATAGGACTTCAAGCAGTAGATGGCTTGAAGCCCTCGAATTATCTTATTGAAACTGCTCGCAAGCATATTGAGGGAGACATAACCATTGATGAAGTACAACAACTTATCAAGAGTTACTACGATTCAAAAGACATTCGTACTGAAAAGGATAATGAAACAGAGGAAGCCGATAAAGTTTCTGCCAATATAACCAAGCTATTGAATGAGCGTTCGTTTGCCTTTACCGTAGCTGGATTGACCGCCATTCATCGGCGGATATTTGATGGAGTATTCAAGTTTGCCGGACAAATCAGAGATTACAATATCACCCAAAAAGAATGGGTGCTTCGTGGCGATACGGTGTCCTATGTATCTGCTCCCGACATCCGTAGAGCCATAGAATATGACCTTGAACAAGAAAAGGCTTTTGATTATACGGAATTGGATATAAACCAAATAGTAAGTCATATTACCCAATTCGTATCCGGGTTGTGGCAGATTCATCCGTTTGGAGAAGGCAATACCCGAACTACAGCAGTGTTCACCATCCAGTATTTACGCTCAATGGGATTCAATGTTGAGAATAACCTTTTCGCCAATCATTCTTGGTATTTCCGTAATGCTTTAGTTAGAGCTAATTATCAAAACATACAAAAGGGCATCAAAAGAGATTCTGTCTACTTGGAACGATTCTTCCGCAACCTTTTGATAGGAGAAAACAATGAATTGAGGAATCGTTTCATGGTGGTTAATGCACCCGAAGATATGGCTATCTCTACCCCGACAAGTACCCCGACAAGCTCAGACAATCCCTTACAAATAGATAATGAGAATATCAGCCGCTTAATAAAGGCTATTGCAAACAATAGATTATCAGTTAAAGAGATGATGGCTTCTGTAGGATTAAAGAACCGTGAGAATTTTATGGAATACTCACTCAATCCAGCCATAAAAGAGGGATCTGTTTCTATGCTCTACCCAGACAAGCCCCGTCATCCTCGTCAGAAATATATGTTGACGATTAAAGGATTGGCGGTGTATAATTCAAACAATCTGAAATAATGATAGACGAGAACAACACATCCCCTATTCAATCCGACTTTGAGCGGATTAAAAAGCGAGACGCAAAAGGTTTAGAGTACTGGACTTCTCGTGAGCTGTGCACTGCATTAGGCTATAGTACATATCAAAAATTCAATCGTATCCTAAACAGAGCTATCGCCATAGCCAATAAGAAAGGTTGTAATACTACCGGGCATTTTAACCCTACGATTAAAATGGTAAAACAGGCTTCCGGTTCCTTTCGTAAGGTGGAGAATATACATCTATCACGAATCGCTTGTTTGATGATTGCGGAAAATGCCGATAGCAAGAAGCCGCAAGTGCAAATGGCAAGAGAATATTTCAAACAAGAAATATCAACTCCTGAATTAATCGACAATAGTCTATCATCCAAGATATTGCTATATAAGACGAAACAAGGAGAAAGTCGTATAGAGGTCATCTTTAATAGTGAAACATTTTGGATGTCGCAAAAGCGAATGGCTGATTTGTTTGGTGTCGAAACGAATACGATTAACAATCATCTGAAAGATATATTCAAAAGCGGTGAATTGAACGAGAACTCAGTTATTCGAAAAATTCGAACAACTGCCCATGATGGCAAAAACGATGATACATTGTTCTATAATTTGGATGCGGTTATTGCCGTTGGTTATCGTGTGGGCAGTTATCAAGCGGGCCAATTTCGGATGTGGGCTACATCGATTCTAAAAGAAATGAGCATAAAAGGATTTGTATTGGATGATGAACGCTTGAAACAGGGCAAACATTTTGGCAAAGATTATTTTGACGACCTATTAGAACGTATCCGAGAGATACGAGCTTCAGAACGTCGGTATTATCAGAAAATCACCGATATCTATGCCGAATGTAGTGCCGATTATGACCCTAAGGCAGAGACCACCCTACAATTCTTCAAAATGGTGCAAGATATGATGCATTGGGCTACTTCACATCAAACGGCTGCCGAAATCATCTATTCAAGAGCAGATGCCCAAATGCCCCACATGGGACTTACCACGTGGAAAAACGCTCCTGACGGTAGAGTTCAAAAGTCGGATACAATTATCGTCCAGAATTACCTATCAGACAAAGAAGTTTCTGCTTTCAATCGTCTTTCAACCGCTTTCCTTGATTTGGCTGAACTTCGTGCCGAACGGCAAATCATTTCCACAATGGCAGATTGGAAAAAGCAATTGGATGATTTCTTGACTCTATATGAGTATGATAAATATAATGAGGCTGACACCATTTCCGCCGAACAAGCGAAAGAAAAGGCATACGCTGAATATGATAAATTTCGCTTGATTCAAGATAATGAGTTTCTTTCAGATTTTGATAAGGAACTCAAGAGGTGGAAAGAGAAAGGGTTGTTTGGTAAAGATTAATTCTATCTATAAACACTATTAACAGGAACATAAGATAAACCATAACGGCATATTCTCACTATCTTTTCCCGAAGCCAAGACAATTATTGTCTCTGGTGATATTCATGGAGACTTTAATCAGTTGGTGTTCAAACTCTGCATCCAATATCAGCTTACGGACACCTTGCTAATTGTAGCCGGGGATTGTGGCTTTGGCTTCGAAAAGAAAGAGTACTATGAACAGATGGTTAGACGAAATGTCAAGCGAATGAACCAAGCCAACAATTGGATTGTGTTTGTGCGAGGTAATCATGATAATCCAGCTTATTTCGATGGAGCAATGTTCAACTTCAAACGCTTCATCGCTATTCCAGATTATACTATTCTACAAGCCTGTAATCATACCATCCTTTGTGTTGGTGGAGCTATCTCTATTGACCGTATCTATCGCATAAATGAATGGGATAAACGCAAATACCGTGTTCATTCAAATGAACCACAAGAAAATGATATTTCTCGCAATTTATATTGGCAGAACAAAGCTCCTATTTACGATTCTGATAAGCTGAATACCATCCGTGCAAACTTCTTGATTGATACAGTTGTCACACATACCGCACCTTCATATTGCGAACTATTCTCAAAAAGCAATCTTAACCAATGGGCTGAGAACGATCCTTCATTAATTGAGGATATACAATTTGAACGAAAAGCGATGGATATGCTTCTAAACCATCTCAAAACCAACAATCATCCGATAAATCATTGGTATTATGGGCATTTTCATCAAAGTTGGCATTCTGCTATTGATGGAATACTATATCAGATGCTCGATATTATGGAATTCTGTCAAATATATTGATTTATACCATTTCGGGTATAATAATGATGCAATAGACAGAATTATACCCGATAGAATATAATAGTTGTTACCTGAATATAAGTGTTCCTATTAGGGCATACAAATATTTTCCATAGTGGACAACGGAAGCAATTACATTTTTTCAAGCGAATAAATCTGACTTATTACACTTTTTAAAACGAATAAAAGATGAGGGAGCAATATCAATATTCAAACATAATATATCCTTCTTGGTCATAACCTTTTCGTTCATGATGGATACGATCTATCAACTGCTGCAAATCACTCTCATCTGACTTAATGTCCTTAAAACGACAATACTGTTCATCGTATCTTTTTCCGGAACCGGACTTCAAACGAGAGTCAATATCGGAAGGAATTAGAAATGAAGAACGTTCCGCTCCTAAATATTGTTGAAATTCAAAGAGAAATATGCCAATACCTGCTAAATCAAAATCACCGAAATGAAGATAATGATTGGGAATAGTACATAGCCATCTTCTAAGATCTGTTGATTGTGGGTAGCGGGACACAAAGAGTGCTTTTTTCGGAAGCTTATGCGCTTGAAGATATTTTTCGAAAAATACTCTTTGATTGCGAATCATTCTGAAATTTTCCATATTCTCGATACCTATCACTACTACGTCTTTAGGTATTGTGAACGTCTCCCATTCTGCGACAAAAACAAAACTCCCTTTTTGTGGTTTTACCATAAAAGGTTCTCCGTTAAGCCTACACCCAATAGGCTCATAGCTGTTTACAGGGAATCCTGGGCAGGAACGAACCATAACAAGTTTGGAGTTACCTGTTTCTGTCGCCATAGAAGCGCGTGAATCTGAGATATTTACTTCGAGAATGCGATAGTTTTCATCCTTATCGATCAGAAATCTTTTTAAAGCTTCAGTATCACGGGCACGATATGATTTTCTTGAGCCGTGGGAGGTAACTAATAGCATACCCTCGGTCAATAGTTCATCCCGTAACTTACTGCTTAGTTTTGAACCTGTGACTTGTTCACCTGCTATCAATGCTTGTATAGACGCACTTATTGCCATATTGTATCCGACTATTTTATTCGTTTCAATAATTTT
The nucleotide sequence above comes from Bacteroides intestinalis DSM 17393. Encoded proteins:
- a CDS encoding Fic family protein, with translation MKPSNYLIETARKHIEGDITIDEVQQLIKSYYDSKDIRTEKDNETEEADKVSANITKLLNERSFAFTVAGLTAIHRRIFDGVFKFAGQIRDYNITQKEWVLRGDTVSYVSAPDIRRAIEYDLEQEKAFDYTELDINQIVSHITQFVSGLWQIHPFGEGNTRTTAVFTIQYLRSMGFNVENNLFANHSWYFRNALVRANYQNIQKGIKRDSVYLERFFRNLLIGENNELRNRFMVVNAPEDMAISTPTSTPTSSDNPLQIDNENISRLIKAIANNRLSVKEMMASVGLKNRENFMEYSLNPAIKEGSVSMLYPDKPRHPRQKYMLTIKGLAVYNSNNLK
- the rhuM gene encoding RhuM family protein, translated to MIDENNTSPIQSDFERIKKRDAKGLEYWTSRELCTALGYSTYQKFNRILNRAIAIANKKGCNTTGHFNPTIKMVKQASGSFRKVENIHLSRIACLMIAENADSKKPQVQMAREYFKQEISTPELIDNSLSSKILLYKTKQGESRIEVIFNSETFWMSQKRMADLFGVETNTINNHLKDIFKSGELNENSVIRKIRTTAHDGKNDDTLFYNLDAVIAVGYRVGSYQAGQFRMWATSILKEMSIKGFVLDDERLKQGKHFGKDYFDDLLERIREIRASERRYYQKITDIYAECSADYDPKAETTLQFFKMVQDMMHWATSHQTAAEIIYSRADAQMPHMGLTTWKNAPDGRVQKSDTIIVQNYLSDKEVSAFNRLSTAFLDLAELRAERQIISTMADWKKQLDDFLTLYEYDKYNEADTISAEQAKEKAYAEYDKFRLIQDNEFLSDFDKELKRWKEKGLFGKD
- a CDS encoding metallophosphoesterase; this translates as MNHNGIFSLSFPEAKTIIVSGDIHGDFNQLVFKLCIQYQLTDTLLIVAGDCGFGFEKKEYYEQMVRRNVKRMNQANNWIVFVRGNHDNPAYFDGAMFNFKRFIAIPDYTILQACNHTILCVGGAISIDRIYRINEWDKRKYRVHSNEPQENDISRNLYWQNKAPIYDSDKLNTIRANFLIDTVVTHTAPSYCELFSKSNLNQWAENDPSLIEDIQFERKAMDMLLNHLKTNNHPINHWYYGHFHQSWHSAIDGILYQMLDIMEFCQIY
- a CDS encoding DUF7281 domain-containing protein, which encodes MAISASIQALIAGEQVTGSKLSSKLRDELLTEGMLLVTSHGSRKSYRARDTEALKRFLIDKDENYRILEVNISDSRASMATETGNSKLVMVRSCPGFPVNSYEPIGCRLNGEPFMVKPQKGSFVFVAEWETFTIPKDVVVIGIENMENFRMIRNQRVFFEKYLQAHKLPKKALFVSRYPQSTDLRRWLCTIPNHYLHFGDFDLAGIGIFLFEFQQYLGAERSSFLIPSDIDSRLKSGSGKRYDEQYCRFKDIKSDESDLQQLIDRIHHERKGYDQEGYIMFEY